The following proteins are encoded in a genomic region of Actinomadura sp. NAK00032:
- a CDS encoding DUF3052 domain-containing protein, which translates to MSATAGQAQSERSLAERLGLKAGQVVQEIGFDDDVDEELRRSVEELTGNELLDEDYEDVVDIVLLWWREEDGDLFEGLTDAMVPLTSGGNIWLLTPKAGRDGHVEPSDIGEAAQTAGLSQTSSISAAKEWSGTRLVAPKVRK; encoded by the coding sequence GTGAGCGCGACCGCGGGTCAGGCGCAGTCTGAGCGCAGCCTGGCCGAACGGCTCGGCCTGAAGGCGGGCCAGGTGGTGCAGGAGATCGGCTTCGACGACGACGTCGACGAGGAGCTTCGTCGCTCCGTCGAAGAACTCACGGGGAACGAACTGCTCGACGAGGACTACGAGGACGTGGTCGACATCGTGCTGCTGTGGTGGCGCGAGGAGGACGGCGACCTGTTCGAGGGCCTGACCGACGCGATGGTCCCGCTCACCAGCGGCGGCAACATCTGGCTGCTGACGCCCAAGGCGGGGCGGGACGGGCACGTGGAGCCCAGCGACATCGGCGAGGCCGCGCAGACGGCCGGGCTCTCGCAGACCAGCAGCATCAGCGCGGCCAAGGAGTGGTCGGGCACGCGGCTGGTCGCGCCCAAGGTCCGCAAGTAG
- a CDS encoding YjbQ family protein translates to MESTVVRVATGTSETVHDITAECERFAAAAGGDGLLHVFVPHATAGVAILELGAGSDDDLLAALGDLLPADDRWRHAHGSRGHGRSHVLPALVPPYATLPVVGGRLALGTWQSVAVVDLNVDNPDRQVRLSFLKG, encoded by the coding sequence ATGGAGAGCACCGTGGTCCGGGTGGCCACCGGTACGAGCGAGACCGTGCACGACATCACGGCCGAATGCGAGCGGTTCGCCGCGGCGGCGGGCGGTGACGGGCTGCTGCACGTCTTCGTCCCGCACGCGACCGCCGGCGTGGCGATCCTGGAGCTGGGCGCGGGCAGCGACGACGACCTGCTGGCCGCCCTGGGCGACCTGCTGCCGGCGGACGACCGCTGGCGGCACGCGCACGGCTCGCGGGGGCACGGGCGGTCGCACGTGCTGCCCGCCCTCGTCCCGCCGTACGCGACCCTGCCGGTCGTGGGCGGGCGCCTCGCCCTCGGGACGTGGCAGTCGGTGGCCGTCGTCGACCTCAACGTGGACAACCCCGACCGGCAGGTCCGCTTGTCCTTCCTGAAGGGATGA
- a CDS encoding DUF1918 domain-containing protein, giving the protein MKAHIGDRLHVHGRNVGNPDQLGEIVEVRGADGGPPYVVRFPDGRESLIFPGPDSVVESREHISH; this is encoded by the coding sequence ATGAAGGCACACATCGGAGACCGGCTGCACGTCCACGGCAGGAACGTGGGGAACCCCGACCAGCTCGGCGAGATCGTCGAGGTACGGGGCGCGGACGGCGGCCCGCCGTACGTGGTCAGGTTCCCCGACGGCCGCGAGAGCCTCATCTTCCCGGGGCCGGACTCGGTCGTCGAGTCACGGGAGCACATTTCGCACTGA
- a CDS encoding ion channel: protein MPIVLMRLVTRITGRSWRAPALVLLAAFVVGWLLIAVFEEPGADIKKPHEYLWYFLVSGTTTGYGDLAPATAGGRIGGVIIIVAGLTAGLVMFAELTLWMGKGRTMRANGQARLHKRDHVAVIGYEREAMRAITGQLRADPAYAKTPVVALFWPEELAGENPDPDLYDVVANDGTAYERACLEKARTVLVVGRSDDETVRVMLGVSAYLRRHGEPPVHMLAGLRDGGRRAEITEALHLVSADIEPVDIDDPAVVADAIRNPGVAAIHHNLASTLDSDGTLYRVDVPEDAGEWSRVDVAIFLLRRGSTLLAVGESHRPNARFRLTSAPDERIRGGQSLAVVAPDRPVIAWAEI, encoded by the coding sequence ATGCCGATCGTGCTGATGCGCCTGGTCACGCGGATCACCGGGCGGAGCTGGCGGGCGCCCGCGCTGGTGCTGCTCGCGGCCTTCGTGGTGGGCTGGCTGCTCATCGCGGTGTTCGAGGAGCCCGGCGCCGACATCAAGAAGCCGCACGAGTACCTCTGGTACTTCCTGGTCAGCGGCACCACCACCGGCTACGGGGATCTGGCCCCGGCCACCGCGGGCGGCCGGATCGGCGGCGTGATCATCATCGTCGCCGGGCTCACCGCGGGCCTGGTGATGTTCGCCGAGCTGACGCTCTGGATGGGGAAGGGCAGGACCATGCGGGCCAACGGCCAGGCGCGGCTGCACAAGCGCGACCATGTGGCGGTCATCGGCTACGAGCGCGAGGCGATGCGCGCGATCACCGGCCAGCTGCGCGCCGACCCCGCGTACGCCAAGACGCCCGTCGTCGCGCTGTTCTGGCCGGAGGAGCTGGCGGGCGAGAACCCCGACCCCGACCTGTACGACGTGGTCGCCAACGACGGCACCGCCTACGAGCGGGCGTGCCTGGAGAAGGCCCGCACCGTGCTCGTGGTCGGCCGGTCCGACGACGAGACCGTCCGCGTCATGCTCGGCGTGTCGGCCTACCTGCGGCGGCACGGGGAGCCGCCCGTCCACATGCTGGCCGGGCTGCGCGACGGCGGCCGCCGCGCCGAGATCACCGAGGCGCTGCACCTGGTCAGCGCCGACATCGAGCCGGTCGACATCGACGACCCGGCCGTGGTGGCGGACGCGATCCGCAACCCCGGAGTCGCCGCGATCCACCACAACCTCGCCAGCACGCTCGACTCCGACGGCACCCTCTACCGGGTGGACGTCCCCGAGGACGCCGGCGAGTGGTCCCGCGTGGACGTGGCGATCTTCCTGCTGCGGCGGGGCAGCACGCTGCTCGCGGTCGGCGAGTCGCACCGCCCGAACGCCCGGTTCCGGCTCACGTCCGCGCCGGACGAGCGGATCCGGGGCGGCCAGTCGCTCGCGGTGGTCGCGCCTGACCGCCCGGTCAT
- a CDS encoding peroxiredoxin, whose protein sequence is MEVGAQAPDFELADQHGTPVRLSGFRGERNVVLVFYPLAFSGVCTGELTRLRDEFRDAGDGAGGSGAQLLAVSVDSMFALRAWSDQERFWFPLLSDFWPHGGTARRYGVFDEAKGLALRGTFIIDTEGVVRWRVVNAIPDARDIDEYREALAGL, encoded by the coding sequence GTGGAAGTGGGCGCGCAGGCGCCCGACTTCGAGCTCGCGGACCAGCACGGCACCCCCGTGCGGCTGTCGGGCTTCCGCGGCGAGCGGAACGTCGTCCTCGTGTTCTATCCGCTGGCGTTCAGCGGTGTGTGCACGGGGGAGCTGACCCGGCTCAGGGACGAGTTCAGGGACGCGGGCGACGGCGCGGGCGGGAGCGGCGCGCAGCTGCTCGCCGTCTCGGTCGACTCGATGTTCGCCCTGCGCGCCTGGTCGGACCAGGAGAGGTTCTGGTTCCCGCTGCTGTCGGACTTCTGGCCGCACGGCGGCACGGCGCGGCGCTACGGCGTCTTCGACGAGGCCAAGGGCCTGGCGCTGCGCGGCACCTTCATCATCGACACCGAGGGCGTGGTCCGGTGGCGGGTCGTGAACGCGATCCCGGACGCGCGCGACATCGACGAGTACCGCGAGGCGCTCGCCGGGCTCTGA